The Bifidobacterium eulemuris genome includes a window with the following:
- the rimM gene encoding ribosome maturation factor RimM (Essential for efficient processing of 16S rRNA), with product MAQQNMSDDPQQRELLRVCRIGRAQGLKGEVTVRLFTDDPEYRFSPDSVLYTKDGEEEYVVEWSRTFKDRWIIKFFDVDDRDASEAINGVELYGEADDPEEMLEADEWYSKDLIGLEARLAEGNGLGLPAGQVVGKVVDVIDGPAQSLLKIRLVEPVVTGTNSSGEDVVEKTALVPFVGAIVPDIDLDAQYLTLDPPGGLIPGL from the coding sequence ATGGCGCAACAGAACATGTCCGACGACCCTCAGCAGCGCGAGCTGTTGAGGGTCTGTCGTATCGGCCGCGCGCAGGGACTCAAAGGCGAAGTCACCGTACGGCTGTTCACGGACGATCCCGAATACCGCTTCTCCCCCGACTCCGTGCTGTACACGAAGGACGGCGAGGAGGAATACGTGGTCGAATGGTCCCGCACGTTCAAGGACCGTTGGATCATCAAATTCTTCGATGTGGATGACCGCGACGCTTCCGAGGCGATCAACGGCGTGGAACTCTACGGCGAGGCCGACGATCCGGAAGAGATGCTCGAAGCCGACGAATGGTATTCCAAAGACCTGATCGGACTTGAGGCACGTCTGGCCGAGGGCAACGGCCTGGGCCTGCCGGCCGGGCAGGTGGTCGGCAAGGTCGTGGACGTGATCGACGGACCGGCCCAGTCGCTGCTCAAAATCCGCTTGGTCGAACCGGTGGTGACCGGTACGAATTCCAGCGGCGAAGACGTAGTGGAGAAAACCGCTCTTGTGCCGTTCGTGGGCGCGATCGTGCCCGACATCGATCTGGACGCCCAATACCTCACCCTAGACCCGCCCGGAGGCCTGATTCCCGGCCTATAA
- a CDS encoding RNA-binding protein: MLAQAVEHLIKNIVDFPDDVSVKSHENARGELLRVRVNPEDIGRVIGRNGRTANAIRTVVQALADHKVRVDIMDVRR; encoded by the coding sequence ATGCTTGCCCAAGCTGTGGAACACCTCATCAAGAACATCGTTGATTTTCCCGACGATGTCTCCGTCAAGTCCCACGAGAACGCGCGCGGCGAACTGCTTCGCGTGCGCGTGAACCCGGAGGACATCGGCCGTGTGATCGGCCGCAACGGACGCACCGCCAATGCGATCCGCACCGTGGTCCAGGCGCTTGCCGACCACAAGGTGCGCGTCGACATCATGGACGTGCGTCGCTGA
- the rpsP gene encoding 30S ribosomal protein S16, giving the protein MATKIRLKRQGKKFYAFYRVVVADSHVKRDGKVIEEIGTYNPNTQPSTIKIDSERAQYWLGVGAQPSEPVLALLKITGDWQKFKGLEGAEGTLKTVESGPDAAARVEAVESQAQKLKAAKSEAAAKAKAEAEAAAAAEAEAPAEEAAEEAPADAE; this is encoded by the coding sequence TTGGCAACCAAGATTCGTCTGAAGCGACAGGGCAAGAAGTTCTACGCGTTCTACCGCGTGGTCGTGGCCGATTCTCACGTCAAGCGTGACGGCAAGGTCATCGAGGAGATCGGTACCTACAACCCGAACACCCAGCCCTCGACCATCAAGATCGACTCCGAGCGCGCCCAGTACTGGCTTGGCGTCGGCGCTCAGCCGTCCGAGCCCGTGCTCGCCCTGCTCAAGATCACCGGCGACTGGCAGAAGTTCAAGGGCCTTGAGGGTGCCGAAGGCACGCTGAAGACCGTTGAGTCCGGCCCGGATGCGGCCGCCCGCGTGGAGGCCGTCGAGTCCCAGGCTCAGAAGCTGAAGGCCGCCAAGTCCGAAGCCGCCGCGAAGGCCAAGGCTGAGGCCGAGGCTGCCGCCGCCGCTGAGGCCGAAGCTCCGGCCGAGGAAGCCGCTGAAGAAGCTCCGGCCGACGCCGAGTGA
- a CDS encoding C39 family peptidase, with protein MMDDYIPTAQRPKAESNTPSAPRTPSQNMLQRHWPLICVALVLVAALAVTGAGLLHRMQTRNSTTFADGTMSTDFDYTTIALDDDPQRYYSISDGTVPALDDLSQSTMDSMFPSAAVFEYPDGTYFTPLRLDERGVLYGEAKPSDDAQADTATQTNRLSLGAYDLAQQSFSMLAEKTDASTYETYRIAAASEGHALVELSDQHNQTSTYTLYDLDEGTSRELLSSTLMPNLHTTAAFFDADGVMLNRFDPEAEHYILEYHDFQGGVTPVERGNCSKAVKLGELWYYVLSDTATGESRLVELNVRNHTKTVLASTADGDRLGQPAMGGDSLFVPLIANGGVQIWRVAVADRTITPLLSLDVMEDDLQANERFLAWTGTPLVEGRNRLQTVLLDLETMTVLSQDNGGIYLSPDSLAWVRYKQPDASIAKGEVYTDRNSEIRYVRDMEQAVDPRQDSSHSAKPDDGADDSSSSHDADGNGSADGDTAGGDTDGNDTDGNNGTNDGSSDAQPNGGDQTQSVRLSVPTMLQDSNDWCGPAALQSVLRYKGIDVSQSTLAAELNTKPVTGTEYVDLARVANAYLFGVADANPSGAGYHVQTIAFGDTSVQTAQLFEQRVKTDMASNDPVFVAIDVAAMYDGFGHGNHMIVVTGYDTDANGAITHYRFIDSMRSVQDATYGGLKIVDAATMMRAIVTNEEPAYVW; from the coding sequence ATGATGGACGACTACATCCCCACCGCGCAGCGACCCAAGGCTGAGTCCAATACGCCATCCGCGCCGCGGACGCCGTCACAGAACATGCTGCAACGCCACTGGCCCCTCATATGCGTGGCGCTGGTGCTGGTCGCCGCGTTGGCCGTCACCGGCGCCGGGCTGCTGCACCGCATGCAAACCCGCAACTCCACAACGTTCGCGGATGGCACGATGTCCACGGACTTCGATTACACAACCATCGCATTGGACGACGATCCGCAACGGTATTATTCCATCAGCGACGGTACTGTTCCCGCGCTTGACGATCTATCCCAAAGCACGATGGACAGCATGTTCCCGTCCGCCGCCGTGTTCGAGTATCCGGACGGCACGTATTTCACGCCGCTGCGGCTCGATGAGAGAGGCGTCTTATACGGCGAGGCGAAGCCGTCAGACGATGCGCAAGCCGATACCGCAACGCAGACGAACAGGTTGTCGCTGGGTGCCTACGATCTCGCGCAACAGTCGTTCTCTATGCTTGCGGAGAAAACCGATGCCTCCACGTATGAGACGTATCGAATCGCGGCCGCCAGCGAGGGGCATGCGCTGGTCGAACTGAGCGATCAGCACAATCAGACCAGCACGTATACCCTGTACGACCTCGATGAAGGAACCTCACGCGAGCTGCTGTCCAGCACGCTGATGCCCAATCTGCATACCACCGCCGCCTTCTTCGACGCCGATGGCGTGATGCTCAACCGTTTCGATCCGGAAGCGGAGCATTACATCCTCGAATACCACGATTTCCAAGGCGGTGTGACTCCCGTCGAACGCGGCAACTGTTCGAAGGCCGTCAAGCTCGGCGAACTGTGGTACTACGTCCTGTCGGATACTGCGACGGGCGAGAGTCGGCTGGTGGAGCTGAATGTGCGGAATCATACGAAAACCGTGCTGGCCTCCACGGCGGATGGTGACCGGCTGGGGCAGCCGGCCATGGGTGGGGATTCCCTGTTCGTACCGCTGATTGCGAACGGTGGGGTTCAGATCTGGCGCGTCGCGGTCGCCGACCGCACGATCACTCCGCTGCTGTCCCTCGATGTTATGGAGGATGATCTGCAGGCCAACGAACGCTTCCTCGCATGGACCGGCACGCCGCTGGTCGAAGGACGGAACCGTCTGCAGACCGTGCTGCTGGACTTGGAGACGATGACGGTGCTGTCGCAGGATAACGGCGGCATCTATCTGTCGCCCGATTCGCTGGCGTGGGTGCGCTACAAGCAGCCGGACGCGAGCATCGCCAAAGGTGAGGTGTATACCGACCGCAACAGCGAGATCCGGTATGTGCGGGATATGGAACAGGCCGTGGACCCTCGGCAGGATTCCTCGCATTCGGCGAAACCCGACGACGGCGCCGACGATTCGTCCTCATCGCATGACGCCGATGGGAACGGCTCCGCGGATGGAGACACCGCAGGCGGCGACACTGACGGCAACGATACCGACGGTAACAATGGCACGAATGACGGCTCATCCGACGCACAGCCCAACGGCGGCGATCAGACGCAATCAGTCCGGTTGAGCGTGCCGACCATGCTGCAGGACTCCAACGATTGGTGCGGACCGGCGGCATTGCAAAGCGTGCTGCGATACAAGGGCATCGACGTCTCCCAATCAACCCTCGCCGCGGAGCTCAACACCAAACCCGTGACGGGCACCGAATACGTGGACCTGGCTCGGGTCGCCAACGCATACCTGTTCGGTGTCGCGGACGCGAATCCGAGCGGAGCTGGCTATCATGTGCAGACCATCGCCTTCGGAGACACCAGCGTGCAGACCGCGCAGCTGTTCGAGCAACGCGTCAAAACCGATATGGCCTCCAACGATCCGGTGTTCGTGGCCATCGATGTGGCAGCCATGTACGACGGATTCGGGCACGGCAACCATATGATCGTCGTCACCGGTTACGACACGGATGCGAACGGCGCCATCACCCACTACCGGTTCATCGATTCCATGCGTTCCGTACAGGATGCGACATATGGAGGATTGAAGATCGTCGACGCGGCGACCATGATGCGTGCGATCGTCACCAACGAGGAGCCGGCCTATGTGTGGTAG
- a CDS encoding response regulator transcription factor, protein MASTMGDMRSNARDTPISVGILDNDVLALEALRVVVSRLHPPGISTCTVVWQTTSVALALHRCASGEGAPDVLLLDMALGGISGGEVAARIRKRNARTAIIGITAYNPADYLADAADSGMQALLAKDALMRELAPAMAAIVQGGVWPVRSANGGAAVAAIFATVEESHRRLAETPGAGGDMDSLSSREREILRRFAEGEDADGIAASLGISRNSVFTYTRRACAKLGVGTRAEAVRRIRSPWLAR, encoded by the coding sequence ATGGCTTCTACAATGGGCGATATGAGATCCAACGCGCGCGATACGCCGATTTCGGTGGGCATACTGGACAACGACGTGCTCGCCCTCGAAGCTTTGCGCGTGGTGGTGTCGCGGTTGCATCCGCCCGGCATATCGACCTGCACGGTGGTCTGGCAGACCACATCGGTCGCTTTGGCGCTGCACCGGTGCGCATCAGGCGAAGGTGCGCCGGACGTACTGTTGTTGGATATGGCGTTGGGAGGTATCTCCGGCGGCGAGGTCGCCGCCAGAATTCGCAAACGCAATGCGCGCACCGCCATCATCGGCATCACCGCCTACAATCCGGCCGATTATCTGGCCGACGCCGCAGATAGCGGCATGCAGGCGCTGCTCGCCAAGGATGCGCTGATGCGGGAATTGGCGCCGGCGATGGCCGCCATCGTTCAAGGCGGTGTATGGCCGGTGCGATCGGCCAACGGTGGAGCCGCCGTCGCCGCCATATTCGCCACCGTGGAGGAATCCCACCGCAGACTGGCCGAGACACCTGGTGCGGGAGGAGACATGGATTCGCTTTCCTCGCGCGAACGCGAGATTCTGCGTCGGTTCGCCGAAGGTGAGGACGCCGACGGCATCGCCGCCTCGCTGGGCATCAGCCGCAACAGTGTGTTCACCTACACGCGACGGGCATGCGCCAAATTGGGTGTGGGCACGCGGGCGGAGGCGGTGCGGCGGATACGTTCGCCGTGGTTGGCGCGGTAA
- a CDS encoding sensor histidine kinase: MIAAARMLPTRGFAMCGAIALAVAITMGEAAVAYAYGFAWGHLSYALVMVAAVLAMPRWPMAAAILVLIADMIAPMLPFHTSGMLGLAVIVALAAIGYRHTIVGLCAAVLAGCAESWSFVTMFGLPASRMLAPNQLMNLVYYAGFAVLGVLLRQAVHAERLRHELRLSRWREATAARLHDRICNDLSCLVLRVDQINNGEDQNLAGIRQGLADALNDVRAVVSALESPHTRDAAVLRVDDGLQARLQGHVGRLADLGIQGEVLCADGIEEGLDEQGRNLALSAVDELFGNIAKYASPEDGYTFVIQRDAATLTISVADTPNHSKAPSGGGGSGMARLRRSAEALGGSCVVESSPEAWSCQLRIPYA, translated from the coding sequence ATGATCGCTGCTGCAAGGATGTTGCCTACACGCGGCTTTGCGATGTGCGGCGCCATCGCGTTGGCCGTGGCCATCACGATGGGTGAAGCCGCTGTGGCGTATGCCTATGGTTTCGCTTGGGGCCACCTGTCGTACGCGCTGGTGATGGTTGCGGCGGTGCTGGCCATGCCTCGCTGGCCCATGGCCGCCGCGATACTCGTGCTGATCGCGGACATGATCGCGCCGATGCTTCCGTTCCATACATCCGGCATGCTGGGGCTGGCCGTCATCGTGGCGCTGGCGGCGATCGGCTACCGACATACCATCGTCGGACTATGCGCGGCGGTACTGGCCGGCTGTGCGGAAAGCTGGTCGTTCGTAACCATGTTCGGCCTGCCTGCGAGCCGGATGCTGGCACCGAACCAACTGATGAACCTGGTGTATTATGCGGGATTCGCCGTGCTGGGCGTGCTGTTGCGGCAGGCCGTCCATGCCGAACGTCTGCGTCACGAACTGCGTCTGTCGCGCTGGCGTGAAGCCACCGCCGCGCGGTTACATGACCGGATATGCAACGATCTGTCCTGTCTGGTGCTGCGCGTCGACCAAATCAACAACGGAGAAGACCAGAATCTTGCTGGCATACGTCAGGGTCTTGCCGACGCATTGAATGATGTGCGGGCGGTCGTGTCCGCTCTGGAATCGCCGCACACGCGAGATGCGGCTGTGTTGCGCGTCGATGACGGGTTGCAGGCGCGATTGCAGGGGCATGTGGGCCGATTGGCCGACTTGGGCATCCAAGGTGAGGTGTTGTGCGCGGACGGCATAGAGGAAGGTCTGGATGAACAAGGGCGCAATCTGGCGTTGTCCGCAGTGGATGAGCTGTTCGGCAATATCGCCAAGTACGCGAGCCCTGAAGACGGCTACACGTTCGTCATCCAACGCGATGCCGCAACGTTGACGATCAGCGTGGCCGATACGCCGAATCACAGCAAGGCGCCAAGCGGAGGCGGCGGCAGCGGCATGGCGCGATTACGTCGATCCGCGGAGGCTCTCGGCGGAAGCTGCGTGGTAGAGAGCTCCCCAGAAGCATGGTCCTGCCAACTTCGCATACCGTACGCATAA
- a CDS encoding endonuclease/exonuclease/phosphatase family protein gives MTVLFFVLWIIAALWIALTALPAGWEGHMPMPYLIALVPFLWIPLVALAVWAAVLHEWGIVGAMLVLALAASSRRMQYLGSGFDMSPSAVRPIGGTGRASTTAKSRETSRETLFGSRETDRETSTAANTDGPERSSGTTAASPIAPNEPFSVMTLNCRFGRADAAHIVREVRERNITVLALQELTGELVAALDEEGLAELLPYHQLGEERDTDNGGFNGIWTAYEPASATSNAVDIPAADVPAVTIPLSRDEDETPAVDTDDTDGIEPADESEPDVAPARRYITFASAHPKSPMRGCPQWSAGIRGLGALADAAKSGGDIAVVMGDLNSGTDHPSFRALLKSGFTDASLAYAHGPNLTFPSWLPWPRIELDHVLVTRGLKVSHVESFIITTTDHLAVTATLVVR, from the coding sequence ATGACCGTTCTGTTCTTCGTGCTATGGATCATCGCCGCGCTATGGATCGCGCTGACCGCGTTGCCCGCGGGTTGGGAGGGACATATGCCGATGCCGTATCTCATCGCGTTGGTTCCCTTCCTGTGGATTCCGCTGGTCGCCTTGGCCGTATGGGCTGCCGTTCTGCACGAATGGGGCATTGTGGGTGCCATGCTGGTGTTGGCGTTGGCCGCCTCGTCGCGGCGCATGCAATACCTTGGATCCGGATTCGATATGAGTCCTTCCGCCGTGCGTCCGATAGGAGGCACCGGCAGGGCATCGACCACTGCAAAAAGCCGTGAAACATCTCGTGAAACACTTTTTGGCAGTCGTGAAACAGATCGTGAAACATCAACGGCGGCCAATACGGATGGTCCGGAGCGATCATCGGGCACGACGGCTGCGTCGCCGATCGCGCCCAACGAACCGTTCTCGGTGATGACGTTGAACTGCCGGTTCGGCCGAGCCGACGCCGCGCATATCGTGCGCGAGGTGCGCGAGCGGAACATCACCGTGCTCGCCCTGCAGGAGCTCACCGGCGAACTCGTCGCCGCGCTTGACGAGGAGGGCCTCGCCGAACTGCTCCCCTACCACCAGCTGGGCGAGGAACGCGACACCGACAACGGCGGTTTCAACGGCATCTGGACCGCGTACGAGCCGGCCAGCGCCACATCCAATGCGGTCGACATCCCCGCGGCGGACGTCCCCGCAGTCACCATTCCGCTGTCGCGTGACGAAGACGAGACCCCGGCCGTCGATACCGACGATACCGATGGCATCGAGCCGGCGGACGAAAGCGAGCCGGACGTCGCGCCGGCCCGTCGGTACATCACGTTCGCGTCGGCGCATCCGAAATCCCCGATGCGCGGCTGCCCCCAGTGGAGCGCCGGCATCCGCGGATTGGGCGCATTGGCCGACGCGGCGAAGAGCGGAGGCGATATCGCCGTGGTGATGGGCGACCTCAACTCCGGAACCGACCACCCGAGCTTCCGCGCGCTGCTCAAATCCGGTTTCACGGACGCGAGCCTCGCCTACGCGCACGGTCCCAATCTCACCTTCCCCTCATGGCTGCCGTGGCCGCGCATCGAACTCGATCACGTGCTGGTCACGCGCGGTCTCAAAGTCTCGCACGTTGAATCGTTCATAATCACCACCACCGACCATCTCGCCGTGACGGCCACACTGGTCGTGCGGTGA
- a CDS encoding serine hydrolase: protein MPTPRSYTEMQRMYRRRRVVVVMVIVAVAACVTGLGVMIHSQLVGDEAQAAADDVSSSAEVSSASDEDDEAEAQAQAEAEALAAAQAEAAAISAEVEIQLDEVFAGAEYAVEVVDLENGTTPVAIDEDEVFVSASTYKLYVAYSMLSAVDSGTMTWESELNGTTLGECFAQMIEISDNACPEAWLYDVSSRDEVTAQAHSIGATSTAFVDGQAATTTASDLATILTGVYEGTLLSQSSKETLIDEMMAQVYRYGIPAGIGDSGVVADKVGFLDGYLNDAGIVYSDKGDYVFVILTNNSSWEAIAQATSIIYDALPEA, encoded by the coding sequence ATGCCGACCCCGCGCAGCTACACGGAAATGCAGCGCATGTATCGCCGACGTCGAGTGGTGGTCGTGATGGTGATCGTGGCGGTGGCGGCGTGCGTGACGGGACTGGGCGTGATGATCCACTCCCAACTGGTGGGTGACGAGGCACAGGCCGCGGCGGATGACGTATCGTCCTCAGCCGAGGTGTCGAGCGCGTCGGACGAGGATGACGAAGCCGAGGCGCAGGCGCAGGCCGAAGCGGAGGCCCTTGCGGCCGCGCAGGCCGAGGCCGCCGCCATCTCCGCCGAGGTGGAGATCCAATTGGATGAGGTGTTCGCCGGCGCCGAATACGCCGTTGAGGTCGTGGATCTCGAAAACGGCACGACTCCGGTCGCCATCGACGAGGACGAGGTCTTCGTCTCCGCCAGCACCTACAAACTGTACGTCGCCTACTCCATGCTGAGCGCGGTGGACAGCGGCACGATGACGTGGGAATCGGAACTCAACGGCACCACGTTGGGTGAATGCTTCGCCCAGATGATCGAGATCTCCGACAATGCGTGCCCGGAGGCATGGCTGTACGACGTGAGTTCGCGGGACGAGGTGACCGCGCAGGCGCACTCCATCGGCGCCACCAGCACCGCGTTCGTCGACGGGCAGGCGGCCACCACCACCGCGTCCGATCTGGCGACCATACTGACCGGCGTCTATGAGGGCACGCTGCTGTCTCAATCCTCGAAAGAGACGCTGATCGACGAGATGATGGCGCAGGTGTACCGCTACGGCATACCCGCCGGCATCGGCGACTCGGGGGTTGTGGCCGATAAGGTCGGATTCCTCGACGGCTATCTCAACGACGCGGGCATCGTCTATAGCGACAAAGGCGACTACGTGTTCGTGATTCTGACCAACAACTCCTCATGGGAGGCGATCGCCCAAGCGACCTCCATTATCTACGACGCGCTCCCGGAGGCGTAA
- the ffh gene encoding signal recognition particle protein yields MAAFSSLTDRLSNAFKHLKSKGKLSEADIDGTIREIRRALLDADVALDVVRSFTARIRERALGTEVSQALNPAQQVVKIVDEELTEVLGAGVDRPLNFAKNPPTVIMLAGLQGAGKTTLAGKLGYWLKDSGHTPLLVAADLQRPNAVTQLQVVGERAGVPVYAPEKGVQSDGGEAVASPGQTTGDPVKVARDAVALAKQKLYDTVIIDTAGRLGVDEELMKQARNIRDAVQPDEILFVIDAMIGQDAVRTAKAFDEGVDFTGVVLSKLDGDARGGAALSVASVTGKPILFSSTGEGLKDFEVFHPDRMASRILDMGDIMTLIEQAQRQFDEEEAKKAAAKISEGSFGLDDFLDQLQQVRKLGSMKSLLGMMPGMAQHRKELEQFDEREIDRTEAIIRSMTPAERRDPKIIDGSRRARIAYGSGVTVSQVNALLQRFEQAAKMMKRMSNKAGMGGIPGFGGPAMGGGKKGKGKNKKKGSKSGNPMKREAEEKALRDRLSGKPADGASGGSAFAKKPQNPALPAGLDELMGDAAGNGTPDLPPNLGGGLGGLFGR; encoded by the coding sequence ATGGCAGCATTTAGTTCTTTGACTGATAGGCTCTCGAATGCGTTCAAGCATCTGAAGAGCAAGGGCAAGCTTTCCGAGGCGGATATCGACGGCACGATCCGCGAGATCCGCCGCGCACTGCTCGACGCCGATGTGGCGCTCGACGTGGTGCGTTCCTTCACCGCGCGCATCCGCGAGCGCGCGCTGGGCACCGAGGTGTCGCAGGCGCTCAATCCGGCGCAGCAGGTCGTCAAAATCGTGGACGAGGAGCTCACCGAGGTGCTCGGCGCCGGCGTGGACCGCCCGCTGAACTTCGCGAAGAATCCGCCGACCGTCATCATGCTCGCCGGCCTGCAGGGCGCCGGTAAGACGACGCTCGCCGGCAAGCTGGGCTACTGGCTCAAGGACAGCGGCCACACGCCGCTGCTGGTGGCGGCCGACCTGCAGCGTCCGAACGCGGTGACGCAGCTGCAGGTGGTGGGCGAGCGCGCCGGCGTGCCGGTGTACGCGCCCGAGAAGGGTGTGCAGTCCGATGGCGGCGAGGCGGTGGCCTCCCCCGGCCAGACCACGGGCGATCCGGTGAAGGTGGCGCGCGACGCGGTCGCGTTGGCCAAGCAGAAGCTGTATGACACGGTGATCATCGATACCGCCGGCCGTTTGGGCGTGGATGAGGAGCTGATGAAGCAGGCCCGCAACATCCGCGACGCCGTGCAGCCCGATGAGATTCTGTTCGTGATCGACGCGATGATCGGCCAGGACGCGGTGCGGACCGCGAAGGCCTTCGACGAGGGCGTGGATTTCACCGGCGTGGTGCTCTCCAAGCTCGACGGCGACGCCCGCGGCGGCGCGGCCCTGTCGGTGGCGAGCGTGACCGGCAAGCCGATTCTGTTCTCGTCCACCGGCGAAGGCCTCAAGGATTTCGAGGTGTTCCATCCGGACCGCATGGCCTCACGTATCCTCGACATGGGCGACATCATGACCCTGATCGAGCAGGCGCAGCGCCAGTTCGACGAGGAGGAGGCCAAGAAGGCCGCCGCGAAGATCTCCGAAGGTTCCTTCGGCCTCGACGACTTCCTCGACCAGCTGCAGCAGGTGCGTAAGCTCGGTTCGATGAAAAGCCTGCTGGGCATGATGCCGGGCATGGCGCAGCACCGCAAGGAGCTGGAGCAGTTCGACGAGCGTGAGATCGACCGCACCGAAGCCATCATCCGTTCGATGACCCCGGCCGAACGCCGCGACCCGAAGATCATCGACGGCTCGCGCCGCGCCCGTATCGCCTACGGTTCTGGCGTGACCGTCTCGCAGGTGAACGCGCTGCTGCAGCGTTTCGAGCAGGCCGCGAAGATGATGAAGCGGATGAGCAACAAGGCCGGCATGGGCGGCATCCCCGGCTTCGGCGGCCCCGCGATGGGCGGCGGCAAGAAGGGCAAGGGCAAGAACAAGAAGAAGGGTTCGAAGTCCGGCAATCCGATGAAGCGCGAGGCTGAGGAGAAGGCATTGCGCGACCGTCTGTCCGGCAAGCCCGCCGACGGCGCGTCCGGCGGTTCCGCGTTCGCCAAGAAGCCACAGAATCCGGCGCTTCCCGCCGGTTTGGACGAGCTGATGGGAGACGCCGCCGGCAATGGCACTCCCGACCTGCCTCCGAATCTCGGCGGCGGCCTCGGCGGGCTGTTCGGCCGCTGA
- a CDS encoding cation transporter, producing the protein MQHKQIERKALTVGLVVNVLMVAAGVIVFFITGLKAMFLDTAYTAISVCSGLVAIALSSHTVRTTERYPNGRFALEPIYAICKAVFTLTLLLFTLIDTAQVAYDYFAYGIGERTAFGPVVVYEAVTVLSCLGLWLYYRRENHSIRGASTMLVAEEKSTFIDGAISLGIGAAAVILVFLPDGTPLDFLHYTGDFFITLLIVLAVIKEPFEVLYGAYVELIGGVHEDDETNAFVEETAQRHLPEGTEYDRTLIFKTGMNYTIDVYLAGTGETIDVDNLVECKRALERELTRRLHIVDVDFVFD; encoded by the coding sequence ATGCAACATAAGCAGATAGAACGCAAAGCCCTGACCGTGGGGCTGGTCGTCAACGTTTTGATGGTCGCCGCAGGCGTCATCGTCTTCTTCATCACCGGCCTGAAGGCCATGTTCCTCGACACCGCCTACACCGCCATCTCCGTATGTTCCGGATTGGTGGCGATCGCGCTGTCCTCGCACACCGTGCGCACCACCGAGCGTTACCCCAACGGGCGGTTCGCGCTGGAGCCGATCTACGCGATCTGCAAGGCGGTGTTCACCCTCACTCTGCTGCTGTTCACTCTGATCGACACCGCGCAGGTCGCCTACGATTACTTCGCCTACGGGATCGGCGAGCGAACCGCCTTCGGCCCGGTGGTGGTGTACGAGGCCGTCACCGTGCTCTCCTGCCTGGGATTGTGGCTGTACTATCGCCGCGAGAACCATTCGATCCGCGGGGCGAGCACCATGCTGGTCGCCGAGGAGAAAAGCACGTTCATCGACGGCGCGATCTCGCTGGGCATCGGCGCGGCCGCGGTGATCCTCGTGTTCCTGCCGGACGGCACGCCGCTCGACTTCCTGCATTACACGGGCGACTTCTTCATCACGCTGCTAATCGTGCTCGCCGTGATCAAGGAGCCCTTCGAGGTGCTGTACGGTGCGTATGTCGAGCTGATCGGCGGCGTGCACGAGGACGACGAGACCAACGCCTTCGTCGAGGAGACCGCGCAACGCCATCTACCGGAGGGCACGGAGTACGACCGTACGCTGATCTTCAAAACCGGCATGAACTACACCATCGACGTGTACCTCGCCGGCACCGGCGAAACCATCGACGTCGACAATCTGGTGGAGTGCAAGCGCGCGCTTGAACGCGAGCTCACCCGCCGCCTGCATATCGTCGACGTCGACTTCGTCTTTGACTAA